CGGTCCACTTTTCGTGGAACGTCGCCAGCATGGCGTCGAAGAATTTCAGATCGCGATCCGCCTGATTACCCGGAGTACGTTGCCAGCCGAATCCTCTTCCTTCGCGGTCTACCGGGCTGGGTGTCCGCAGGCCTTGTGGATAGACGACGATTGCTTCAGGCCAGACCTCGTGCAGGTGAAACTCGCGATTCGCACCTTTCATGGTGCCGAAGTGGCCGTGAAAGACAAATACGACCGGCGCGCCCTCGGCGCTCTTCGTATCCGGCGCCGCTACCAGTGCCTCGCGCGCCGCGCCGTCGACCGTCCATTCGACGCGTTCGGGAATCGCTCCAAGTAAAGCCGCGAGTGAAAGCAGGACGGTATGCACTGCAAGGCCTCGACTTTGTCGGGTTAGAGCAGAATTACTCTGATGATTTTATTATAGCCGCGCCCGCCCCTGAGAGCCTGCCCGTGAGATAGGTCGCGATCCTAACGGGAATCGCGGCCAGCCCATTTACCGCCCCGGGGGGAATGCGGTGCGGATAACCCACAGCGATTTTGCAGTGATGCAGGATGCGGCCTGCGATTGGCCCGATATTTAGCGGACCTGGCCGGCGTTCGTTGCGGCAGGAGGAACCTCCGCCGCGTACAGATAGTCCATCACCCGCGGTTGATCCAGCGGCGTCAACTCGTACAGCACCAGGCCGTTCATCTTCTTGTGAAACAAGTGCAGTCCGGTGCCAGGGTCCAGTTGCGGTGGCTGTAGATCGGGCTCATCTCGGTCGACAAAGACCATCACCGGCGCCCCGTCGACCTTGGCCAGCATTGTGGTTGTGTAACGACTAAGGCCGCCAAAATAGGCCAGCCCGACCATGTGACTTCCTGGGGGCATGGCGGCCAGCAACAGACCCTGCCCCTGACGATCCTTGAAAGTCGATGCAAAGACGTGGTCGTCTTCGCAAACCCACGTCGGCTTGAAGCCTTCGGCGACTCGCGTGTGATAGATGACGTCCAAGGGTTTGACGGGGTCGTACACGGGTTGGCGATTAGCGGGCGCCAAGAATTGCCAGCCGACGACGGCCCAGGCGAGCATGGCTGCGGCGGCCGTGGAAATGATTACAATTGCGCGGCGCCGGCGAGGCATTTGCGACGAGATCTTTATCGTCTGCGCTCCGCCTTTCAGCAGCGCCGCAAAATCCACCGGGGCGACCGGGGGTTGCAGGTTGCGGCGAAGCGCGGCATCGATCTGTGCTTGCAATTGCACTTCGGCTTGCAACTCTCGGTTGCCAGCCAGATCGTGTGCGAACCGGGCGCGCGAGACTTCGTCGAGCGTACCGTCCAGGTAGGCGTCGAGGTTGCGCGGCTCAGGATTTTCGTGTGGACTGCTCATGTCGCGGGATTGTCGTCTGTCGGAACCAGGCACTCACCGTGGCGATTTCTCAAACGTTCGCGCATCGTTTGCCGTGCGCGATGCACGTGACTCATGACCGTGCCGGCCGGGATTTGCAATGTGTCGGAAATCTCGGCGTAGCTCAGTTGATGGACGGTACGTAGCAGCAAACAGGCCCTGGCGACTTCGCCGACCGATGCCAGTGCGTTCAAGACGTCGTCATCGAAAGCGGACTGTTGCATTACCAAGCGGCCGGTCCCGTCGACTGGCGAACGCGGGTCATCGCTGGTATGTGGGGACGCCACGGTGGCGCGATCGAGTGTTTGCGGATCGGTAGGAGCCGTGTTTTGGCGGCCGGTTTTTCGAACGTGATTCAGCGCGGTTAGTCGTACGATTTGCGACATCCAGGCAGCGAAGTTCGTGCCCTCATCGAATTCGTCAAGCTTGCGCAGCGCTACCAAGGCCGCTTCCTGAACTACGTCGTCGGCTTCCGTTCGGTCACCTGTAATGGCGGCCGCAATCAGCCAGAGTCGCTGATGCGATCCGGTGAGGCGCTCCGCAAAGGCGTGTTCGTCAAGCACTGCGAGTTGTCTGCAGCATGTCGTGTACTTCTCTCTGCCAGCCAAGCAATCGCATCCGAACTTCCCGCATCGCCGCGTTGTTGTCAGTCCGGCGGAGTTTGCATGTTTTCAGGCCGAACCCCCAAAGTCGTTTCGTGCCGCTGCGTGGCTGCTCGCGAGACGACCTGGTATTCGTTGGCCACACAACGCCGCCCCGGCCGCGATCGACAGTATTCCCGCGCCTGGACTTGCCGCCTTTTTTCCCTCGCAAACACATGTCGCGAGAGGATCATTTCCTTGCAGGAGAAACCGGCAAAATCGCGGATATATCGCCTGCGTGGGCGGGTGCGGTCCTGACGCCACAGCAACTGGCCATATTCGGGGGACGTGCCGACTCCAGCCAGAACATGGTACTCCGCATCCGAAAGTCGCACGGGGTCGCAGCACTAATTGCCGGTACTACTGATGGCCTCCCCCCCGTTGCGAGTCGAGAGAGCCTGGTAGGTGCTGTAGTCGATCGACGCCGGCAAAAACGCCACATGCCCGTCGGCGAAAAGAAAGTTCACGCCCGGCCCGTGCAAGCTGTAGAACTGGTTGATTTCGCTGGTGGGGCTATTCGGGCCGTTATTATTGCCCACGTGCCCCAGGACCATGCCGGAACTAGGTTTGAGGGTTTGGACCGCAATTTCCCCTTCGTCGGGATCGGGGAACAGGCTCGCTCCGGTTACGGCGCCCACCCAGGTCGCTTCGCCGAGCACGTAAGCGCGTTCCCCCACGGCAATGGTTTGAGACGTGCCGTCGACGATGTCCTGTAAGCGGATAGAGCTGTTACGAAAAAACAGGCCATCGCCCACGGGGGTCAGGTCATTACTCCCCATCACGCCCACGTACGGTGCAAATCCCACTTTGCAAATCAACCGCGTGGGATTGCCGTTAGTATCTAAAACTTCAGCAGGCCACCACTGCCACAGCAGCTCGTTCGCGGGACAGAGCAGTGTGGGGATGGTCTGGGTGACGACACTCGGAGCACGCTCAATCGGCACCGAAAAGTCGATCGCGTTCCAAACGGCACCCTGTTCCATGTACGGCAAGACGAGTGAGCACCAACCCCAACCCGGGCCAGTATCGGCGCCACTCGGTCCCACGCCGGTTAGATAGCCGGACGGAAACGTGCCAAAACTATCGTGATAGTTGGTTAGCGCCAGGCCAATCTGTTTGAGATTGTTCGCGCACTGCGTCCGGCGAGCGGCGGTGCGGGCGGCCTGGACGGCGGGCAAAAGCAACGAGACAAGGATCCCCACGATCGTGATAACCACCAGCAGTTCGACGATCGTGAACCCCTGCGGCGCCCCTCCGCAGCGTGTTAATTCGCTCCTGGAATTGCGGCGCGT
This genomic interval from Pirellulales bacterium contains the following:
- a CDS encoding RNA polymerase sigma factor, with the protein product MLDEHAFAERLTGSHQRLWLIAAAITGDRTEADDVVQEAALVALRKLDEFDEGTNFAAWMSQIVRLTALNHVRKTGRQNTAPTDPQTLDRATVASPHTSDDPRSPVDGTGRLVMQQSAFDDDVLNALASVGEVARACLLLRTVHQLSYAEISDTLQIPAGTVMSHVHRARQTMRERLRNRHGECLVPTDDNPAT
- a CDS encoding DUF1559 domain-containing protein, which gives rise to MCSATHLNPCKQKRYALATRRNSRSELTRCGGAPQGFTIVELLVVITIVGILVSLLLPAVQAARTAARRTQCANNLKQIGLALTNYHDSFGTFPSGYLTGVGPSGADTGPGWGWCSLVLPYMEQGAVWNAIDFSVPIERAPSVVTQTIPTLLCPANELLWQWWPAEVLDTNGNPTRLICKVGFAPYVGVMGSNDLTPVGDGLFFRNSSIRLQDIVDGTSQTIAVGERAYVLGEATWVGAVTGASLFPDPDEGEIAVQTLKPSSGMVLGHVGNNNGPNSPTSEINQFYSLHGPGVNFLFADGHVAFLPASIDYSTYQALSTRNGGEAISSTGN